TTTCTACAATTTGTAAATACACATAGAAAACATGTTCAATCTTAACAGAGGAGAAAATGATTCCTAATGACAAAATGTGCTTTAGTTATCATGTAATGTATCAGAATATGAAAGATAACGAAACAAAAAAAGGTAGTTGATTGTATCGTAATAGGCAGCCAACCACGAACTGGATATTAATCGGCAGAGGAGTGCAGCTCGTGCAACTTGTTTAATAAGATTCATGCGTTTGTTTTTCACCTCTCTTTATTAAGGGGTATTAATTTAAGTGATATACTGTGCCACTATTccatttcttaaaaaaatagtTGTCGTTCTATGAGCATGAATGGGAATCTAAAAAGCGGGCTAGAGGTTCTACATAACATCTATCTAAATGTCTTAAACTCCGTAAATAAAACGCATTGCTAAAATTCGCCGTTTATATTTAACATCTGTGTAATTGTTTTAAACTCAACGTTTAAACTGTTCGATAAAATAACAGCGcaatattaaagaaaatatttagtCAACACCATCAAATGGTACCGATTCAACATTTTGATTTTCACTCGGCCACATTTTGCGCGGAACAAGAGTTTACACTTATAAAACGCAGTGATTCACATATTCTTAaactatatatttgtacatgtggTAAATGCAGTGATTAACAATcttaattttatatttgtacatgtgGTAAATGCAGTGATTAACATTCTTAAACTTTATAGTTGTATATGTGGTAAATGCAGTGATTCACATTTTTAAactcatctttttttttctttttgtggatatttgttttatgttttcttcTACATTTTTTTCGTTTCGATTTTCCAAAACCACATCGTTCTTAAAACATTTTcacttttaattaaaaacatcaagGAGAAAGCCTTTTCGAGGCGGTATAGTGTGTAACTTTTGTAGATAAACGAGTCTATTTCTTGTTCCGATAAACACAAGTATTGTATTTGTCGGCGTCGTATCATCATTAATTTCAGTCAGCCAGagcttaaaaataaatataagatTGAATGTAAATTTGGTCGATTTCTATCAGTCAACGGAACCAACATACAAATTGTTTTGAATATGAATTAAAGAAAAGaacatttcaaatatatctGAGTAAAAACcatcatatatacaacatagaTAATGCAACATACAACATCGAGACTGGGAGCATATACCACACGTCCGAATGGTGTAATGTTTTGAATAATCACTAGGTTTTAAAAGTATGAAGGTTACGTCGGATATATCTCTCCATGCAATGGTCTTCTTTATACCATACTTATTAAGTTTATACCATACTTATTAAGTTTATACCATACTTATTAAGTGTATACCATACTTATTAAGTTTATACCATACTTATTAAGATTATACCATACTTATTAAGTTAACTTTTGAGATATTTAATAATCCTTTATTTTTTGGGTGTTTTAGGTACAATGCTATAGAGGTAAATCCAATCAATATTTGTGAAAGTCTCCAATAgcatacatatttttattgtgaaCCAGAATATCACCATTATTACAGAAACCCTCTTTCGAAAACAGTACATGGGTGTATTCACTACAGGAATCCTATACCATATATCGTAGTATTCTTTAAAACTGTCCAGGGAAAATACATCACTGTTCTGTTGAGTGGGTATGTCATGACGGttcttatatttgttttttttttatcgacaCCATTTATCGTCATTTTGAAGTTTTGTTCTTTAAGATGACATATCAATGGTTCAGACAAGGTTTTTTTTAGCAAGAAGCTTTAAGATGAATGGCGGCTATCTATGagataaaacaaaatggttcatatcaCAAGACAACGTGGATCTTGTGAACTATGAAAAATCATCCTTTTTTATGAATGTCAAAACACCGGGTTTTATAACGCCAAACCGGTTATATGGGTCACGCTGTTGAAATCCACTTTCCCAAGGTTCGCACGGTAGAAAAACTACTTGTGCGAAGGCCTACACTGGCAGTGAGCTATATCGTTCTTGTCGAACCGTCAAAATCATAGGCAGTGTATTTGAGTTTGTAATTAATCATCGACGTGGAATTGATTCCAAGACAGGAAACCTGTTGATTTATCTGTAATAAAAGCACGAGGATGTATATAGCATCTCTCAGGACGATGGTATCAAAAATATCACTATATCCACCAACACAACTATCGTCAGGCATATCACTTCGACAGTACAACACGTGCCACTTCAGAACTTCAAACAataaccaaaacaaaataacaatgaatCTTTCTCTCCGGAGGAAGTATATTAAGAAACACTAGCTTGAAATatacgtacaatgtatgtgttaatGATGATACAAAGCTTGGTAGACCTATTTACAGTTTCATGTCCGATCTACAGAATCACAACTCTTCAACATCCCCTCCTACCTTGGTATCAGGTATAgatgaaattaatttcaaatataattttatttcttGTAAGGTTTTCATTAGATGTTTTGATTTATTCCTGTCAGTTTTTATTGCCTATCGGTATCGCTATTTCTTCACCTGGTAATTAATGTCAAAACTACTTAGTGTACAAGGTCTCTGTTTCATTATGTTGGAAATCATTTCCAAAATACTAACACGTACACATGTTTGTCACGTATCCGTCTGTCTATTTTTGACGCgtttttattatattatgttatgaTATTAGTTTTGCATGTTCGATTTAAGACAGATTACGTATAACTTTAAATTTACAATTTCTCAAGATTATTGATAAGACACCTTACACTATAATGTTTCATTGCATTTTTGCcaatgaaatatagaaattaatcAAACTGATCAAATTGAttttttcactgcagcgatgagcagtgaaaatataagattttgtagTGAGAGTTTGTAGTTCTCTCGTATGAAAGAATAGATCGAAATTTTTCACTCGTgcaaaatatcgatattctccATACCcctaaaacatatattatattcaacgggaaaccatttaATATCCTCTATATTTTTACTATTTATCGTGTTTCAGGTTAAGACAGGTTACAGTATACCTTTATATTTACTATTTCTTGTGTTTCCCGTTAGGACCAGTTACACTAAaactttatatttaatatttcttgtGTTTCCCGTTAGGACCAGTTACACTATAACTTTATATTTACTATTTCTTGCGTTTCCCGTTAGGACCAGTTACACTATAACCTTATATTTACTATACTCGTGTTTCTCTTTAAGACAGGTTTCGGTGTAACTTTATATTTACTATGCTCGTGTTTCTCTTTAAGACAGGTTACAGtttaactttatatttattatgcTCGTGTTTCTCTTTAAGACAGGTTACAGTTTAACTTTATATTTACTATGCTCGTGTTTCTCTTTAAGACAGGTTTCGGTGTAACTTTATATTTACTATGCTCGTGTTTCTCTTTAAGACAGGTTACAGtttaactttatatttattatgcTCGTGTTTCTCTTTAAGGCAGGTTAcagtttaattttatatttactaTGCTCGTGTTTCTCTTTAAGGCAGGTTACAGTTTAATTTTATGTTAACTATTTCTCGTGTTTCTTGTTGCAGTGGCGATGGCACCCGTACATCTTTTTGATATTTCGTGCCGTGACGGCGGCGTACACAATAGCGTCTCTGTCCGCAGTGTTTGCGGAAGGAGGTGGATCCCACAACATCATGGTCTACCTCACAATTTGGACATACCTGACTTTAACATTGCATTTCTTATCAGCGGCCATATTGGCGTTTGTGTGTCACTGCACAAGCTGTGGTGACGATCACACCAACAGTATCGTTTTAACACAGGTTAAAAGTGAACCAATTAAAGCGGTAAATGTCTCCTTTCAAAACGATAACGGTAGACAAATGTCAAATGGCAACATTTCAACGGGCAATTCAACAACAGCAAATGAGGAATCCGGAAATACGTCACTGGCTGAATCTAATAAATCACTACCGTGGTACTTCCAAACCTGTTGGTTGGTGTCAATCGTTGCCCACCATTTCACTCTGGTGGTGACGATAGTGTATTTCACGGCATTATTTCCGTTCATGGGTATTCAGGGCATAGCTGTAAATGATATCAACATGCATGGGATCAGCACGGTCTTGGTCCTAATAGACGTGGCCGTCAGTGCACGTCCTGTGCGCTTACTCCATGTCATCTATCCAATCGCGTATGGCGTCGCATACGCTACGTTCAGTGTGATCTACTGGAGTCGGGATACTGTCCACAATGTCGTTTACGACATCATGGACTGGAACAATCCGTGGCTGGCAGCAGGTGTGGTCATTGGACTGGCATTAGTCGTCGTCCCCCTCATCCAACTGTTTCATTTCGGGCTGTATCGACTTAGGCTGAGTCTATACGATCGCATTTATAACACAAAGTGATTACCGATTTTGTATCAGAGAGATCTGAAAACATATCACACGAAGTGGTTATTGTACCGGTGACGTATAACACACAAATAGATTTCTGTACCGGTGACGTAtaacacacaaatatatttctGTACCGGTGACGTATAACACACGAATAGATTTCTGTACCGGTGACGTATAACACACAAATAGATTTATGTACCGGTGACGTATAACACACAAATAGATTTCTGTACCGGTGACGTACGACCGCACAAGCAGAAAGTGATTACTATACTGTGATGTAGGccataatataccacagcaaGTGATCATTGTACCGGTGACGTACAACACAAAAAGTGATTACTTTTCTGATGACGTTTAACACACAAATTGACAATTGATCCGCTATGTCATTTCAAGGAAATAATTGATTAATCCATTATATTCCGACAACGCAAATACTTCTACTATCGTTTTTATTCGATGTGAACTTTTCTTTAATTCTACGAAatggtgccgtgaccaggatTTCTAAACCTTTACAAACATTCCGTATTCGGTGTGAACTTTtcctaaatacattgtatgttcaaAGCCGTTTCTAATACGAATGCATGTGTTCATCATTACTTTGGTAATACCGTGTGACATCAATACCAGTACTGATTTGTGTGAAGAATACAGTGACACGCACTGGTCAGACGTAGCGCCATACATCATCTCAATGGAACTTAAACGATGTCTTTCATTTGTGAATGTGTTTTGGGgatgtgaaaataaaacaaaatctggGAATTGATTCGATTCTTTATTATCGTATGTAAATCCAACATATATTTAAATGCAATAACAGTAATGAGCAATAAATAATTGATGAGGTCAACGTGAGTGGCCTCTAGACATGGTCATTCTTAAAATATCTTACACTCTGGTCAATATGAAATATGCCAGTTTATTGCAATGACACTTGATTCTGCCAATACATTGATCATGTACCTGATTAGACGACAATTATAAGTAAACTTTTCATCAGAACGTCGACATGCCTTAATGAGACTTCTTATTACCTTACGTGGCGTTTTTGTTTCAATAAGACAACGGATCAAGCGACAGCACTGTAATTACTATACCGACATCAAGCCTAGTTAGATACATGTAAAAGGACACAGATGGAGTGTGCcgtttcaaatgaaattttggTTATGTATTTTGTTACATGCGTTCTGTATGTTGCACGAGAAGATTTTAGTGAACGGATACGTCGCCAGCCAGTGCGCAACACGCAATACCGAGGACTGAGTGACCAAGGGGCTGGAGGTCATCTACCCAGGTCATCAAGTCGCGGTCAACATCTAGACACTCGGTGTCCATAAGAGATCTTCCCTCATCTGAACTCACTCCTCCGATTACGTAAATTCTCGACTCTAAAACGCAAAAgtataaattgaaaatataagcactggaaacaaaaatgacatGTTTTTAACGTTCGtatgacctatatataaagTGACATTTAGTCATGTGAATTTTAACCCAAAGCAGACACGGACGCAAGCGTCAACATGGGAATGGCAACAAAAACACCAGCGTCGACATAAACGCATTTGCGAGTGTAAAAACtacgaatatttttttctgatacaTTACAATTGCAGAATAAAGACAatgccatgacgtcatatccgTTATGGTCCTATACCACTCAGGTGTCATTGCGGACGGACATAAAGCCCGTTGGTATTTATTGAAATTGTCAGTAAAAGCATTGCGTGTTATACGGACCATAACACTGTTTACAGAATCATGTATTCGCTCATCACTTTTATGTAAATCTACCGTTCATTACACCGTGCTACACCTACCGATAACTGCGGCCCCTGCGTCATGTCTAGGGATTCTCATGTTGGAGACCAGTTCCCATACATCTTCGTCGTCACAGTAACGGTAGACCGAGGATAGGGAACAAATGGATGAGCTACCTACGGGAATAGTGGATCCTCCCAGAAGGTAGAGTGACCCTCGGGCCTCTACTAGGTTGGCATGGCAACACGGTACTGGAAGGGAGTTCTTGGCAGTCCAACTGAAATGGATTTATAACAGTTTCCTGGTCACTTAAGCGTTTATCACAAAAGGTTATTATAACTGCGATGTTGAGAGGTGAACGGTGACGCACACGAACACTTAATGGAATGGCAGACGCACTCCATCGCGTTCAGACACCCTGTAACTGGGTTCTGTTAGCTCCTGGGACAGATTGTTCAGAATCAAAACATCTCGTCCTATCTACATTTTGAGATAACAGACATAATAAGTAATGctgacaaaacaaatataaatgttGTTACTGAAATATAAAGCTTTTCTTGAATTAAGTTTCTAGGTCGTATAGGAATAGTATTATCGAGAGAAACTAACAATCGCATCGCCCGATAACAATTGGTAAGGGTAATACAATATCACTAATGTCTAATTATATCGTTTTTCAATTAGATCGGTATTGTTGTGGTaaaatcaatgtattatacaaagCAAATGTAGAAAGTTATCAAGCAAACGCTCTAATCCTTTGTTCCAGTTTAATGAACAGAAAGTGAATAAACAGTCAtaaatgaattttcaaattaatttgtttaataaGTAATAATCTATCAAGTATCAATCCTCTAAGGTAGCAGGCCacttaatgtacaacatatgtcaaaacaagattaattctgtcattgagatattcaatttcaaatagggttcagaaaaaaaaatgtgtagaaAATTGTGTCATCGtgtcattttttaaagttttttttaagttgttaccatggtactcacaggtctgaaaaacatagaaaatgttgtatagattacaaatatgTACTTTATTAAAGGTAATGTGTAGGGTTAACTGactatgtttacatatctaaaacatttgccttatttttcagaattggacatttttactgtacactgctacctaatAAATATTGAACAGGTATTATATCGATATGTACTAGTTTCATATAGATTACATTTACATTCTGGCTTTTTTACGTCCTAAAACAGTATGCATGTAGAGTGGAAGTGGTAAATATCGATTTATTTCCACTGGGTACTGCACATCAGTCATATTAAATTACCGACATTTTCACTCTGTTTCAAAAAATGTCCATTTAAAGATTCTCGTAGATGCCATGGAAGTTAAGACAAAGCATCCTGAAAAGCATGAGcaatttaaaacacaaaacattaaTAAACCGTAATAACGTAATCATAACAGACATATTTTTTGCTTGTAAACAGAACTGGACTTGatcaataacaacaaaatcagTACCTTATACATTCTCCATTCTTTACCTGAGGACTAGTTTTATCACCATAGTCTAAAAGCAATGATTTTGCTTGCTATGTCCATTGCTTAGGCAAAGGTTTTCCTCCTCTAATATTAACATTAAAGACGTATTGTGGTACATACAGTACTCAAGAAGTGGAAGTGGTGGAGTTACATTACAGTCGCATTGTGGTACATACTGTATTCCAGAAGTGGAGTTTGGTGGCGTAAAATCGTTAACAAAATTTGAAGAACCATTTTATCAATCTTGAACACGCACTTGTTACCACCATGCGGTACAGACCCGAAATAACAATCAATACATTACCAATGCAGTACCATTACAATTGGTGGACGCATGCTTTCATAATAAAATCGCTTTTTAATATAGCTGTATTGTATTGGACTTGTGACTCTTAGAAAAACAATACTGGTCGAAATGTGAACTGAAGAGTGTTTCCAACGTCTACTACACGTATATACAGGATCCTGGCATATCCGATTACATCCGCTGAGAGATTGGCTATTAGTAGGCTAGCAGACCTGTTCAGGGACTGACGAGTAGTAGGTTAGAAGACCTTCCGAGGGACTGGTGAGTAGTAGGTCAGCAGAGCTGTTGAGGGACTAATGAGTACAAGGTCCGCAGACCGGTAGATGGACTGGCGAGTAGTAGGTTTGCAGACCTGCCAAGGGACTGGCGAGAGACTGGTCATTTGTAGGTCATCAGACCTGTCGCGGGACTGGTGAGTAGTAGGTCAGCAGAGCTGTTGAGGGACTGATGCGTACACGGTCCGCAGACCGGTAGAGGGACTGGCGAGAGACTGGTCATTTGTAGGTTAGTAGACCTGCCGAGGAACTGGTGAGTATTAGGTCAGTAGACCTGCCGTTGGACAATTGAGTAGTAGGTCAGTAGACCTGCCGTGGGACTGGTGATTTGTAGGTTAGCAGACCTGCCGTTGGACAGGTGAGTATTAGGTCAGTAGACATGCCATGGGACTGGTGAGTAGTAGGTTAGCAGACCTGCCGTTGGACAGGTGAGTAGTAGGTCAGTAGACCTGCTGTTGGACAAGTGAGTAGTAGGTCAGTAGACCTGCTGATGGACAAGTGAGTAGTAGGTTAGCAGACCTGCCGTTGGACAGGTGAGTAGTAGGTCAGTAGACCTGCTGCTGGACAGGTGAGTAGTAGGTCAGTAGACCTGCTGTTGGACAGGTGAGTAGTAGGTCAGTAGACCTGCTGTTGGACAAGTGAGTAGTAGGTCAGTAGACCTGCTGATGGACAAGTGAGTAGTAGATCAGTAGACCTGCCGTGGGACTGGTGATTTGTAGGTTAGCAGACCTGCCGAGGAACTGGTGAGTAGTAGGTCAGTAGACCTGCCGTGGGACAGGTGAGTAGTAGGTCAGTAGACCTGCCGAGGGACTGGTGATTTGTTGGTTAGCAGACCTGACGAAGGACTGGCGAATAGTAGGTCAGCACACCTGCCGAGGGACAGGCGGGTTGTAGGTCAGTAGGTCTACCAATATGTGTCAGTAGTATTGCATACACCGCgtaatatgtctataaatgtttATCTCGCACGTAAACACAGACCTAGATTTGCCCTCTTTATCATTAAAAAGTGGAAAATAGCCAAATCATGTATAATCATACTCCCGTAATTTTGATATACCGATATCTGTGTTTGTCGGTCAGTGGCTACCTGGTACCAGAAGGCGTGTGTGTGCATTATACGACCAACTTTCTACGTTTCTGGTATGGTAGGTTTGCACGAAATACACCTATTCATTTGGTCTTATATATCGTGTACAAAAGtggtttttattattatttcataagTGGTCAAGTGTGACTTTTTTTACCTTTAACCTTGAACGAtcaccaaaataaaaatatgaattaaatctgTCAAGGGGATCCTGAGGTAACATGTACGTAACGTTATCACGGAAGGCCGGCTGACTGGCAATCACAAACGAACGCACGAACAGACAAAGTGACtactgtaattttttttatatacccGGCTTACTAATGTGAGAggtatgaaataatttcaaacattACCAGCATTACAACGATGGTTGTTTTAATGAGAACGGTCTCTCCTGTGTACGATCTGCATACGTGTAGTGTTTGTGATTTGGGGGCAGCGGTTTGTTCGtgttttgtctccttgtgaaagTTCCCACTTTATAGTGCCACCTCACTAAGGTACGCTACAGACGACACGAATCAGGACACTCTGAATGGTTACATTATAGTGATAATGGATGGAATATCAGTTTTCCGTTTAACTTTTTTTATCgttgtaaaatgtaaaaatggaTGTGTACgcaaattttacataaaaacGACAATTTTCTATTCATCTTTGAAACCATGACGATCGGCTATTACTTTaatctatacagtaaaacactaACATATTTTTGTTGCTGTTTCGGTCGTGTTGACGAATTCTGAAACGTGATTACCTGTCGTACGAATGTCGTTGGCGATGGCCCAAGGATGACCTACTAAACAATGTAATATGGCAACATGACCTTACTACGATAAGAATGGCGCGGGCAGATGACTGACAGATGACTAACCATGTGCTACGTAATGGTGATGTTTACGTCTGGGTTAGATATAAATAGACTTCTTTATCAGTATTCTGTAGCATTTGTAATACTTATTATATCTATACATCGATAAAACGCTATTCATTCTCAAACGCGtagtgatatttgtttatgaatgAATGTTCCCCTTATAACATAATCGTACAACACATGTGACTTTAATGCAACGCTTTTGGAATGTCTCTGCAAAATAAAGTCCGTTTGAAAAAACGTGTATGAGtttagttgttttttgtttttgttttttttcttcttcttttgtGAAACTTTGATAAGGGTGAAATTGAAATCGGTAATGACGAAggaaaaaatatgaatgaatgaatgaacttTATATTTTGATTAGATTACACCTACAATTGAATTCGGTGTTTAAACATAAGAGGCAAAATTACCAGAGTTAAAGTGAAGGTCTTGCAACAGTGTCTGGAATCCCTGTTCCTCTTCCCATTTCTATAGATGTGGCGTATTGTCTTTCATCTTTGCATTCTTCCTTTTCTTCTTGGATGGTGTCATAAGAAGGGGAAGAGGCCGGCTATACCTGAAAAGTCCTGAATAAATCGGCGATAATAGCTAACGAACCCAAGTAACTTCCTCACAGCGTCCGAATTCTCTGGTCTTGGCCATGCTGTCACTCTCTCTAACTTGTCCGGGTTTATACTATACTCGCGATGTGTCCAACATACTTCACCTTCGGACTAAAGAAATAGTATTTGTCAGGAGCAAGCTTCATACCACATTCAGAGACACGGTTAAACACAAGGTCCAAGCGGTGTAGGTGGTTCTCGGATGTCTTAAAGAAGGTAATCACGTCGTCAATGTAGACATACTTGGTGTGCAGGCCCATCAAAACTTCCTCCATCAACCTCTGAGCCGGAGTTTTGGCGAGGCCAAGAGACATCCGCATGTACTATAAATCCTAATGGTCCTACTTTGAAGGCGTTTTTCTCTTTATGCTCAGTATGGATCTCCACCTGTTGGTAGCTTGACTTCATGTCGACGGTTGAGACAAACCTGTTGCCCGCTAAGTTGTCTGGGATCTCATCTATGCGCAGTAGTCCATAGGCATCCTTCTCGGTTCTATTGTTGAGTTGGCGATAGTCCACGCACAGTCGAAGGTTCCCATTCTTCTTACGCACTAAGACGATGTTTGAAGACCATTGCGAGTGGGATATGCGTATCACACTAGCTGCTAGCAACTGGAGATGATTCCTTACCTCGTTAAACATTGATGGCGGGATGCGTTGACATCTCTGCTTGAATTGAGACCATAAGTTCAAATTGTCGAGGAGACTGATGAAATACCTCCATCTTCGACTCTGCATTCGATACCtgatttaattcaaaatgaACGACGACAGAAGGATACTTGACTTGGGTTTAAGATACCATTTGTCAGTGTTCAGGTCAGGAAACAAACCAAAGGACATCATCCCCCACCCCATTCCCCAGTATCAGCTCACTTAGTCATGCTGAGGATTTTTGATCGACTGAAGATGAAAGATTGGTTGTTATGCAGAGATCTTACAGTAGATAGAGAAAGTAGAAGTCGGAGGTCAAAGGTTAGCATAGTGCTAACTATGCTGCACAAC
Above is a window of Pecten maximus chromosome 7, xPecMax1.1, whole genome shotgun sequence DNA encoding:
- the LOC117331733 gene encoding protein rolling stone-like codes for the protein MPNMCDILKREFSWSNFQLSHQYKTDFYTSQWRWHPYIFLIFRAVTAAYTIASLSAVFAEGGGSHNIMVYLTIWTYLTLTLHFLSAAILAFVCHCTSCGDDHTNSIVLTQVKSEPIKAVNVSFQNDNGRQMSNGNISTGNSTTANEESGNTSLAESNKSLPWYFQTCWLVSIVAHHFTLVVTIVYFTALFPFMGIQGIAVNDINMHGISTVLVLIDVAVSARPVRLLHVIYPIAYGVAYATFSVIYWSRDTVHNVVYDIMDWNNPWLAAGVVIGLALVVVPLIQLFHFGLYRLRLSLYDRIYNTK